The Burkholderia ubonensis genome has a window encoding:
- a CDS encoding LysR family transcriptional regulator has product MALTLRQLKYFVATAELGQISQAAIQLTISQSAVTSAIKELEESLGTQLFLRTSAGVTLTDTGWRFLNHAYAILSSVDEAMRVPNLASTVTGTLAIAASYTVLGYFLPQHVLRLSTLYPRLTINLHELNRESIEEGLIASRYDMAVLLTSNVSNPELVLEPVIHSVRRLWVGAHHPLLKRESVTFAEVANEPFVMLTVDEAGQTALRYWSETPYRPNVILRTSSVEAVRSMVANGSGVAILSDMVYRPWSLEGRRIETIVLRDPVPPMSVGLAWRKNIELSPAMHALRDYFVRPAEIGGPPKRK; this is encoded by the coding sequence ATGGCCCTGACCCTCAGACAGCTCAAATACTTCGTCGCCACGGCCGAGCTTGGCCAGATCTCGCAGGCCGCGATCCAGCTCACGATCTCGCAGTCGGCCGTGACGAGCGCGATCAAGGAGCTGGAGGAAAGCCTCGGCACGCAACTGTTTCTGCGCACGTCCGCGGGCGTGACGCTCACCGACACCGGCTGGCGCTTTCTCAATCACGCGTATGCCATCCTGTCGTCGGTCGACGAGGCGATGCGGGTTCCGAACCTCGCAAGCACGGTGACGGGCACGCTCGCGATCGCCGCGAGCTACACCGTGCTCGGCTATTTTCTGCCGCAACATGTGCTGCGCCTGAGCACACTTTATCCGCGGCTGACGATCAACCTGCACGAACTGAACCGCGAGTCGATCGAAGAGGGGCTGATCGCGAGCCGCTACGACATGGCCGTGCTGCTGACGTCGAACGTGTCGAATCCCGAACTCGTGCTGGAGCCCGTGATCCATTCGGTGCGTCGGTTGTGGGTCGGCGCGCATCATCCGCTGCTCAAGCGCGAGAGCGTCACGTTCGCGGAGGTGGCGAACGAACCGTTCGTGATGTTGACGGTGGACGAGGCCGGCCAGACCGCGCTGCGCTACTGGAGCGAGACGCCGTATCGGCCCAACGTGATCCTGCGCACGTCGTCCGTGGAGGCCGTGCGCAGCATGGTCGCGAACGGCAGCGGCGTCGCGATTCTGTCCGACATGGTGTATCGGCCGTGGTCGCTCGAGGGGCGGCGCATCGAGACGATCGTGTTACGCGACCCGGTGCCGCCGATGAGCGTCGGCCTTGCGTGGCGCAAGAACATCGAGCTGAGCCCCGCGATGCACGCGCTGCGCGACTATTTCGTCAGACCAGCGGAAATCGGTGGGCCGCCCAAGCGGAAGTAG
- the wecB gene encoding non-hydrolyzing UDP-N-acetylglucosamine 2-epimerase, with product MQRVLTVFGTRPEAIKMAPLVRALKQHPEFDVTVCVTAQHRQMLDQVLSLFDIVPDFDLDLMRQNQSLSELTANILNGIGPVFDAARPDIVLVHGDTTTTLAASLAAFYRHIPIGHVEAGLRTGNIWSPWPEELNRRVTDAVSSWHFAPSKRAAQNLYSEGMTPEQVVLTGNTVIDALLQTREKLAADPWLSERIAAGFPFLDPARRLILVTGHRRESFGEPLEHVCHALRELATRHDDIELVYPMHLNPNVTGPVKAILGDLRNVTLTGPQEYLPFVYLMSKAHLIITDSGGIQEEAPALGVPVLVTRDTTERPEALEAGTARLVGTDRGRIVAQVEALLNDRHEYEQMAHAVNPYGDGHASERIVAALEKPGHSPCEPHMGHGDSYPTSTRDALAAAPAAIRAT from the coding sequence ATGCAACGAGTTTTGACCGTGTTCGGCACACGTCCCGAAGCGATCAAGATGGCGCCGCTCGTGCGCGCGCTGAAGCAGCACCCTGAATTCGACGTCACCGTATGTGTCACCGCCCAGCATCGGCAGATGCTCGACCAGGTGCTGTCGCTGTTCGACATCGTTCCCGACTTCGATCTGGATCTGATGCGTCAAAACCAGTCGCTGTCCGAGCTGACCGCGAACATCCTGAACGGCATCGGCCCGGTGTTCGATGCGGCCCGGCCCGACATCGTGCTGGTTCACGGCGATACGACCACCACCTTGGCGGCGAGCCTGGCCGCCTTCTATCGGCACATCCCGATCGGACACGTCGAGGCCGGGCTTCGTACCGGCAATATCTGGTCGCCGTGGCCGGAGGAACTGAACCGGCGTGTGACGGACGCCGTGTCTTCGTGGCACTTCGCGCCTTCGAAGCGCGCGGCGCAGAACCTGTACAGCGAAGGCATGACGCCGGAACAGGTGGTTCTGACGGGTAACACCGTGATCGACGCGCTGCTGCAGACACGCGAGAAGCTGGCCGCTGACCCGTGGCTCTCGGAGCGCATCGCCGCAGGATTTCCGTTTCTGGATCCGGCACGGCGGCTCATCCTCGTCACCGGTCATCGCCGCGAAAGTTTCGGCGAGCCGCTCGAACATGTGTGCCATGCGCTCCGTGAGCTCGCGACCCGCCACGACGACATCGAGCTGGTCTATCCGATGCATCTGAATCCGAACGTGACGGGACCGGTGAAAGCGATTCTTGGCGACCTCCGCAACGTCACGCTCACCGGTCCGCAAGAGTATTTGCCGTTCGTGTATCTGATGTCGAAGGCGCATCTGATCATTACCGATTCGGGCGGAATTCAAGAGGAGGCGCCAGCGCTCGGCGTGCCGGTGCTGGTGACGCGCGATACGACCGAGCGGCCCGAGGCATTGGAAGCCGGTACCGCACGTCTGGTCGGCACCGACCGCGGCCGGATCGTCGCGCAGGTCGAAGCGCTGCTCAACGATCGCCACGAATACGAGCAGATGGCACACGCGGTGAACCCGTACGGCGACGGGCATGCAAGCGAGCGCATCGTCGCCGCGCTCGAAAAGCCCGGGCACTCGCCGTGCGAGCCGCACATGGGTCACGGCGATTCGTACCCGACGTCGACACGGGACGCATTGGCCGCCGCGCCGGCCGCGATACGCGCTACGTGA
- a CDS encoding glycine zipper 2TM domain-containing protein, which translates to MKRMPSTKTVLFASLVAVAALPLTACVAPGYGPYGTQPYQQQPYATPGYAQPAYAQPGYVQPQQPAYPAQAPQYDQYGNQQPYGGQYGNGYGTQYGTVSNIQPVNGSVGTSGVAGTVVGALLGGVIGNQFGRGHGRDAATVIGALGGAVAGNQIGQQMGAQQAPSSYRVDVQVSDGSTRAFDVPTPGDLRPGDRVRIDGNQLSRY; encoded by the coding sequence ATGAAGCGCATGCCCTCCACGAAGACCGTTCTGTTCGCCTCGCTCGTCGCCGTGGCGGCGCTCCCGCTGACTGCCTGCGTCGCGCCGGGCTATGGCCCGTACGGCACCCAACCCTATCAACAGCAGCCGTACGCGACGCCTGGCTACGCGCAGCCCGCCTATGCGCAACCGGGCTACGTGCAGCCGCAGCAGCCGGCTTATCCGGCTCAGGCGCCGCAGTACGATCAATACGGCAATCAGCAGCCGTACGGCGGCCAGTACGGCAACGGCTACGGCACGCAATACGGCACCGTCTCGAACATCCAGCCGGTCAACGGATCGGTCGGCACGTCGGGTGTGGCCGGCACCGTGGTCGGTGCGCTGCTCGGCGGCGTGATCGGCAACCAGTTCGGCCGCGGCCACGGCCGCGACGCGGCGACCGTGATCGGCGCGCTCGGCGGCGCGGTGGCCGGCAACCAGATCGGCCAGCAGATGGGCGCGCAGCAGGCGCCGAGCAGCTACCGGGTCGACGTGCAGGTCAGCGACGGCTCGACGCGCGCGTTCGACGTGCCGACGCCGGGCGACCTGCGCCCGGGCGACCGCGTGCGGATCGACGGCAATCAGTTGTCGCGTTATTGA